The following are from one region of the Apostichopus japonicus isolate 1M-3 chromosome 17, ASM3797524v1, whole genome shotgun sequence genome:
- the LOC139984425 gene encoding kappa-type opioid receptor-like: MADFDDYNYNETITSTEDNIFQWSPIAWYWWIISQTCLSVIGLIGNTIVIYIYTFKIRQFSSMNRLIRGLAVADLCTSAFLSPIPLIARVPSSPLGHIYCKVIYPNNLMWISIVASVYTLTMMSIEQCLAVLYPLKNRFMFSKSRSKIILLMVWIASFLTNAFTYFASYRSEETGECTFDLGGRVTQSSIGVFIFSLEYFIPMTIMVATHVATLHCLRKQAVALMDHVGSRSDEKTRRDSIMLRAHQRVLKMLFVVVLTFIICWTADQVSFFLFNIGILERQFLFSNVYHAFVILAFVNSCANPFIYTASNPQFRRALRTFWDAQESSSGNSIGKVEIHGRNSTAFTAATTIDLPRVPLNNAGASI; the protein is encoded by the coding sequence ATGGCGGATTTCGACGACTATAATTACAATGAAACTATTACATCTACGGAAGATAACATTTTTCAATGGTCTCCAATAGCTTGGTATTGGTGGATTATATCTCAGACTTGTCTGTCTGTTATTGGTCTGATAGGAAATACAATCGTGATTTATATCTACACTTTTAAAATTCGACAGTTTTCATCGATGAATCGATTGATCAGGGGATTAGCAGTAGCGGATTTGTGTACATCAGCGTTTTTATCTCCGATCCCACTGATTGCAAGAGTTCCCTCCAGCCCTCTGGGACATATTTATTGTAAGGTGATATACCCTAACAATCTCATGTGGATATCCATTGTAGCTTCCGTTTACACCCTTACAATGATGTCCATCGAACAATGTCTAGCTGTACTGTACCCGCTCAAAAATAGATTCATGTTTTCGAAAtcgaggtcaaagatcattctATTAATGGTTTGGATTGCGTCGTTTTTGACCAACGCGTTCACCTATTTTGCTTCTTATCGCTCAGAGGAAACGGGGGAATGCACATTTGATCTAGGGGGCCGTGTCACACAGAGTTCGATCGGAGTTTTTATCTTCAGCTTGGAATATTTCATACCCATGACCATAATGGTGGCAACTCACGTGGCTACCCTGCATTGCCTTCGTAAACAGGCTGTGGCTTTGATGGATCACGTCGGATCAAGGTCAGACGAGAAGACCAGGCGAGACAGTATCATGCTCCGGGCTCACCAGCGAGTACTCAAAATGCTCTTCGTTGTTGTACTCACGTTCATCATCTGCTGGACGGCGGATCAAGTGTCGTTCTTTTTATTCAACATTGGTATCCTAGAAAGACAGTTTCTCTTTAGTAACGTATACCATGCTTTCGTGATACTCGCATTTGTTAATTCTTGCGCAAATCCTTTCATCTACACTGCAAGTAATCCACAGTTTAGAAGAGCACTAAGAACATTCTGGGACGCTCAGGAATCATCTTCCGGTAACTCCATCGGCAAAGTGGAAATTCATGGCAGAAATTCAACGGCTTTtacagcagcaacaacaataGACTTGCCTCGGGTACCTCTTAATAACGCAGGTGCCTCTATCTAA